A window of the Lolium perenne isolate Kyuss_39 chromosome 7, Kyuss_2.0, whole genome shotgun sequence genome harbors these coding sequences:
- the LOC127311417 gene encoding probable inorganic phosphate transporter 1-8, whose protein sequence is MARSEQQGLQVLSALDAAKTQWYHFTAIVVAGMGFFTDAYDLFCISLVTKLLGRIYYTDPSLPNPGTLPPGVAAAVNGVAFCGTLSGQLFFGWLGDKLGRKSVYGMTLILMVICSLGSGLSLAHTPKSVMATLCFFRFWLGFGIGGDYPLSATIMSEYANKKTRGAFIAAVFAMQGFGILAGGIVTLIISAAFRAAYPKPAYQDNATGSIGSEADFVWRIILMLGAVPALLTYYWRMKMPETARYTALVAKDAKLAAADMSKVLNVQLEDESKKMEEMVSRGNNEFGLFSPQFARRHGLHLVGTATTWFLLDIAFYSQNLFQKDIFTAINWIHKAKTMSALDEVFRISRAQTLLALCGTVPGYWFTVFLIDVIGRFAIQLMGFFMMTVFMLGLAIPYHHWTTPGNQVGFVIMYGFTFFFANFGPNATTFVVPAEIFPARLRSTCHGISAAAGKAGAMIGAFGFLYAAQDPHKPDAGYKPGIGIRNSLFVLAGINILGFAFTFLVPEANGKSLEEMSGEAEDNEDEAREPKVQPSMA, encoded by the coding sequence ATGGCGCGGTCGGAGCAGCAAGGGCTGCAGGTGCTCAGCGCGCTTGACGCGGCCAAGACACAGTGGTACCATTTCACGgccatcgtcgtcgccggcatgggCTTCTTCACCGACGCCTACGACCTCTTCTGCATCTCCCTCGTCACCAAGCTGCTCGGCCGGATATACTACACCGACCCGTCCCTGCCCAACCCCGGCACCCTGCCGCCCGGCGTGGCCGCGGCCGTCAACGGCGTGGCCTTCTGTGGCACGCTCTCCGGCCAGCTCTTCTTCGGGTGGCTCGGCGACAAGCTCGGCCGCAAGAGCGTCTACGGGATGACGCTGATACTCATGGTCATCTGCTCCCTCGGGTCCGGCCTCTCCTTGGCCCACACCCCCAAGAGCGTCATGGCCACGCTCTGCTTCTTCCGCTTCTGGCTCGGCTTCGGCATCGGCGGCGACTACCCGCTGTCCGCCACCATCATGTCCGAGTACGCCAACAAGAAGACCCGCGGCGCCTTCATCGCTGCCGTCTTCGCCATGCAGGGCTTTGGCATCCTCGCCGGCGGTATCGTGACACTCATAATCTCCGCTGCCTTCCGGGCCGCATACCCGAAACCAGCGTACCAGGACAACGCCACCGGGTCCATAGGGTCGGAGGCAGACTTCGTCTGGCGCATCATCCTCATGCTCGGCGCCGTGCCGGCTCTGCTCACCTACTACTGGCGCATGAAGATGCCGGAGACGGCGCGCTACACCGCCCTCGTCGCCAAGGACGCCAAGCTAGCGGCGGCCGACATGTCCAAGGTGCTGAACGTGCAGCTCGAGGATGAATCGAAGAAGATGGAGGAGATGGTCAGCCGTGGCAACAACGAGTTCGGCCTCTTCTCCCCGCAGTTCGCGCGACGCCACGGCCTCCACCTCGTCGGCACGGCCACCACGTGGTTCCTCCTCGACATCGCCTTCTACAGCCAGAACCTGTTCCAAAAGGACATCTTCACGGCCATCAACTGGATCCACAAGGCCAAAACCATGAGCGCGCTCGACGAGGTGTTCCGCATCTCCCGCGCGCAGACGCTCCTCGCGCTCTGCGGCACCGTGCCTGGCTACTGGTTCACCGTCTTCCTCATCGACGTCATCGGCCGCTTTGCCATCCAGCTCATGGGCTTCTTCATGATGACCGTCTTCATGCTCGGCCTCGCCATCCCGTACCACCACTGGACGACGCCCGGCAACCAGGTCGGCTTCGTGATCATGTACGGCTTCACCTTCTTCTTTGCCAACTTCGGGCCCAACGCAACCACATTCGTCGTGCCGGCGGAGATCTTCCCGGCGAGGCTTCGGTCGACGTGCCACGGAATATCAGCCGCTGCCGGTAAGGCCGGAGCCATGATCGGGGCCTTCGGGTTCCTGTATGCCGCGCAGGACCCACACAAGCCTGACGCCGGGTACAAGCCCGGGATCGGCATCCGTAACTCGCTCTTCGTCCTCGCCGGGATCAACATACTCGGGTTTGCCTTCACGTTCCTCGTGCCCGAGGCCAACGGGAAGTCGCTCGAGGAGATGTCCGGCGAGGCCGAGGACAACGAGGACGAGGCACGCGAGCCCAAAGTGCAGCCGTCGATGGCGTAG